A window of Aeromicrobium sp. A1-2 contains these coding sequences:
- a CDS encoding thioesterase family protein, protein MPADEVIHELPMRWADLDSLNHVNNVVYVDYAVESRAMLIEDGFLPDRPIRRMTVRYVRPLLLSRHPVMIVSTVDGDVLTQEICVQRDGSRTVFAQVVTVLGDPQAFERHEPAGTPYPSRIRRSDLDLTGSVSATKVFELLQESRVLLMTSGPSPIGPGRFVVGTVDITYVRPIAWRRQPYEIRSWLGRIGDSSLTIESEMSDGDTVLVRATSVLVGFDLPNQRARTVTDEEKAHFVALIG, encoded by the coding sequence GTGCCTGCCGACGAAGTAATCCACGAGCTGCCCATGCGCTGGGCGGATCTCGACTCGCTCAACCACGTCAACAACGTCGTGTACGTCGACTACGCCGTCGAGAGCCGGGCGATGCTGATCGAGGACGGGTTCCTCCCGGATCGGCCGATCAGGCGGATGACGGTGCGGTATGTCCGTCCGCTGCTGCTGAGCCGCCACCCGGTGATGATCGTGTCGACGGTCGACGGGGATGTGCTGACGCAGGAGATCTGCGTTCAGCGCGATGGTTCGCGTACCGTGTTCGCGCAGGTCGTGACGGTGCTGGGCGACCCCCAGGCGTTCGAGCGGCACGAGCCCGCCGGCACACCGTATCCCTCACGGATCAGGCGCAGCGATCTCGACCTGACCGGATCGGTCAGCGCGACCAAGGTGTTCGAGCTGCTCCAGGAGTCCCGGGTCCTGCTGATGACCAGCGGTCCGTCTCCGATCGGGCCCGGCCGATTCGTGGTGGGCACGGTCGACATCACCTACGTCCGGCCGATCGCCTGGCGACGGCAGCCGTACGAGATCCGCAGCTGGCTCGGCCGGATCGGTGACAGCTCTCTCACGATCGAGTCCGAGATGTCCGACGGCGACACCGTGCTCGTCCGGGCGACGTCGGTCCTCGTCGGGTTCGACCTGCCGAATCAGCGAGCCCGCACCGTGACCGACGAGGAGAAGGCGCACTTCGTCGCGCTCATCGGCTGA
- a CDS encoding acyl-CoA carboxylase subunit beta produces MTQLDTPSVVSAPDQTEHRTALTQRRQDRFVRVEPKGKRVFTARERAEMLVDEGSFVEMTPLRTAGGGSGSGVVAGWGTTDGHAVVVVSHDAAVASGAIGAVMAEAIMKAQRFAIAKGYPIVYINDSGGARIHDGIFALHGCGGIFALNIEAQKRIPQISLILGPCAGAAAYSPALTDWTIMVKEQGQMFLTGPEIVKAATGEDASAEDIGGSALHTKVSGVAHLEVDSEEEAFHATRLLLSFLPTHKGGAQKRHSPVPANPGAVDRLPGLVPAKSSIVFDMNALLDGVLDNGARLELMPTHAPSILTLFGRLDGHAVGILANQPNARGGILDSKASVKAARFVEFCGRFDLPVLTFVDVPGFLPGTVEEGRGVITHGAKLLKAYVETTSPKLTVVVRKAYGGAYIAMGAASLGAHVNWAWSSSEIAVMGPGGAVALLHRRALKEAEEPTVLRDELAAVYREEVARPYIAAEAGIVDDVIHPEETRGRMAAALRMLTHESAS; encoded by the coding sequence GTGACGCAGCTCGACACCCCCTCGGTTGTCTCGGCACCGGATCAGACCGAACACCGCACGGCACTCACGCAGCGCCGTCAGGATCGGTTCGTCCGAGTCGAGCCCAAGGGCAAGCGTGTCTTCACGGCGCGCGAGCGTGCCGAGATGCTCGTCGATGAGGGCTCCTTCGTCGAGATGACGCCGTTGCGCACGGCGGGCGGGGGTAGCGGCAGCGGTGTCGTGGCCGGCTGGGGCACGACCGACGGTCACGCCGTCGTCGTGGTGTCGCACGACGCCGCGGTGGCTTCGGGCGCGATCGGTGCCGTGATGGCCGAGGCAATCATGAAGGCGCAGCGGTTCGCGATCGCGAAGGGCTACCCGATCGTCTACATCAACGACTCGGGTGGCGCCCGCATCCACGACGGCATCTTCGCGCTGCACGGTTGTGGTGGGATCTTCGCGCTGAACATCGAGGCGCAGAAGCGCATACCGCAGATCTCGTTGATCCTCGGGCCCTGTGCGGGTGCTGCGGCGTACTCGCCAGCGCTGACCGACTGGACGATCATGGTCAAGGAGCAGGGGCAGATGTTCCTGACCGGGCCCGAGATCGTCAAGGCGGCCACGGGCGAGGATGCCTCGGCCGAGGACATCGGCGGATCCGCGCTGCACACCAAGGTCAGCGGTGTCGCCCACCTCGAGGTCGACAGCGAGGAGGAGGCGTTCCACGCGACCCGCCTGCTCCTGTCGTTCCTCCCGACGCACAAGGGCGGCGCGCAGAAGCGGCACAGCCCCGTCCCGGCCAACCCCGGTGCGGTCGATCGGCTCCCCGGGCTGGTCCCGGCGAAGTCCAGCATCGTGTTCGACATGAACGCCCTGCTGGACGGCGTTCTCGACAACGGCGCCCGGCTCGAGCTCATGCCGACCCACGCGCCCAGCATCCTGACGCTCTTCGGCCGCCTCGACGGTCACGCGGTCGGCATCCTGGCCAACCAGCCGAACGCCCGCGGCGGCATCCTCGACTCCAAGGCCTCGGTCAAGGCCGCGCGGTTCGTCGAGTTCTGCGGCCGTTTCGACCTGCCGGTCCTGACGTTCGTCGACGTGCCCGGCTTCCTGCCCGGCACCGTTGAGGAGGGACGCGGCGTCATCACGCATGGCGCCAAGCTCCTCAAGGCGTACGTCGAGACCACCTCGCCCAAGCTGACCGTCGTGGTCCGCAAGGCGTACGGCGGCGCGTACATCGCGATGGGTGCCGCCTCGCTGGGTGCCCACGTCAACTGGGCCTGGTCGAGCTCGGAGATCGCCGTGATGGGTCCCGGCGGCGCCGTGGCCCTGCTGCATCGTCGGGCGCTCAAGGAGGCCGAGGAGCCGACCGTCCTGCGTGACGAGCTGGCTGCGGTCTATCGCGAGGAGGTCGCCCGGCCGTACATCGCGGCCGAGGCCGGGATCGTCGACGACGTGATCCATCCCGAGGAGACTCGCGGCCGCATGGCGGCAGCGCTCCGGATGCTGACCCACGAGTCGGCCAGCTGA
- the fabG gene encoding 3-oxoacyl-ACP reductase FabG, translated as MTETRTAIITGAARGIGAAVAKRLAADGFQVAIVDLDEASCAATVDAVTAAGGKALAVGADVSNEEQVAAAFERITSELGAPTVLINNAGILRDNLLFKMSVEDWDLVMGVHLRGSFLMTKYAQKYMTEAKYGRIVNLSSTSALGNRGQANYSAAKAGLQGFTKTLAIELGKFGITANAIAPGFIQTDMTAATAERMKVPFDDFLKFSAEQIPVARVGQPEDIAHMASFLVSEGAGFVSGQVIYVAGGPTD; from the coding sequence GTGACCGAAACCCGTACAGCGATCATCACCGGAGCCGCACGAGGCATCGGCGCGGCAGTGGCCAAGCGCCTGGCCGCCGACGGCTTCCAGGTTGCCATCGTCGACCTCGACGAAGCGTCGTGCGCCGCGACCGTCGACGCCGTCACCGCAGCCGGCGGCAAGGCGCTCGCCGTGGGCGCCGATGTCAGCAACGAGGAGCAGGTCGCGGCCGCCTTCGAGCGCATCACCAGCGAGCTCGGCGCACCGACCGTGCTGATCAACAACGCCGGGATCCTGCGCGACAACCTGCTGTTCAAGATGAGCGTCGAGGACTGGGACCTCGTCATGGGCGTCCACCTGCGTGGCTCGTTCCTGATGACCAAGTACGCCCAGAAGTACATGACCGAGGCCAAGTACGGCCGGATCGTCAACCTGTCCAGCACCTCGGCGCTGGGCAACCGCGGCCAGGCCAACTACTCGGCCGCCAAGGCCGGTCTCCAGGGCTTCACCAAGACCCTCGCGATCGAGCTCGGCAAGTTCGGCATCACCGCGAACGCCATCGCGCCGGGCTTCATCCAGACCGACATGACCGCCGCCACCGCCGAGCGCATGAAGGTGCCGTTCGACGACTTCCTCAAGTTCAGCGCCGAGCAGATCCCGGTCGCCCGTGTCGGTCAGCCCGAGGACATCGCCCACATGGCCTCGTTCCTCGTCAGCGAGGGTGCCGGGTTTGTCTCCGGCCAGGTCATCTACGTCGCCGGCGGACCGACGGACTGA
- a CDS encoding globin gives MSEQTFYDAIGGHDTIKLIVDTFYDGVATDELLRPLYPEEDLGPANERFRMFLEQYWGGPTTYSDERGHPRLRMRHAPFAVTPAARDRWLVHFREGLDRADLSPEHDAQFWAYVQHAAQFMVNQAD, from the coding sequence ATGAGCGAGCAGACGTTCTACGACGCGATCGGCGGTCACGACACCATCAAGCTGATCGTCGACACGTTCTACGACGGTGTCGCGACCGACGAGCTGCTCCGGCCGCTCTACCCCGAGGAGGACCTCGGCCCCGCCAACGAGCGGTTCCGCATGTTCCTCGAGCAGTACTGGGGCGGGCCGACCACGTACTCCGACGAGCGCGGACATCCGCGTCTGCGCATGCGACACGCGCCCTTTGCCGTGACTCCCGCGGCCCGCGACCGCTGGCTCGTGCACTTCCGTGAAGGTCTCGACCGGGCGGACCTCTCCCCCGAGCACGACGCTCAGTTCTGGGCGTACGTGCAGCACGCGGCCCAGTTCATGGTCAACCAGGCGGACTGA
- a CDS encoding biotin/lipoyl-binding carrier protein, giving the protein MFAARAEIVANVWKIVAREGDQVGAGDILAVLESMKMEIPVYAEASGHVSKILVSVGQIVQEGDPLIEIDETASA; this is encoded by the coding sequence ATGTTTGCTGCCAGGGCCGAGATCGTTGCGAACGTCTGGAAGATCGTCGCCCGCGAGGGCGACCAGGTCGGGGCCGGCGACATCCTCGCGGTGCTCGAGAGCATGAAGATGGAGATACCGGTCTACGCCGAGGCCAGCGGGCACGTCAGCAAGATCCTGGTGTCGGTCGGCCAGATCGTCCAGGAGGGCGACCCGCTGATCGAGATCGACGAGACCGCGAGCGCCTGA